One Eubacteriales bacterium mix99 genomic window carries:
- a CDS encoding DUF4342 domain-containing protein, with protein sequence MATMEQVEKLKEKANVSYEEARAALDACGDDILEAMIYLERQGKVKPPPDDGYYCSRQEEPENETADDDSRDGTQKGETFSQLAGRFFRWCGRVIEKGNRNSFEVRREDKTVIAVPVTALVLLLIFAFWFTVPLIIVGLFFGCRYHFKGPDLESTGVNHMMDSAAGAAENLKNEVKNKGDRGQ encoded by the coding sequence ATGGCTACGATGGAACAGGTTGAAAAGTTAAAGGAGAAGGCAAATGTATCCTATGAGGAGGCAAGAGCCGCGCTGGATGCGTGCGGGGACGATATCCTGGAAGCGATGATCTATCTGGAACGGCAGGGCAAGGTAAAGCCTCCGCCGGACGACGGTTATTACTGTTCCCGGCAGGAGGAGCCGGAAAACGAAACGGCGGATGACGACAGCCGGGATGGCACACAAAAAGGGGAAACCTTTTCGCAATTGGCCGGCAGATTTTTCCGATGGTGCGGCAGAGTCATTGAAAAGGGGAACCGGAACTCCTTCGAGGTAAGGCGGGAAGACAAGACGGTTATTGCGGTTCCTGTTACCGCTTTGGTTCTTCTCCTGATCTTTGCCTTTTGGTTTACCGTCCCGCTTATTATTGTCGGATTGTTCTTTGGCTGCCGTTACCATTTCAAAGGCCCGGATCTGGAATCCACCGGTGTGAACCACATGATGGATTCCGCAGCCGGCGCGGCGGAGAATCTGAAGAACGAAGTAAAAAACAAGGGCGACAGGGGCCAATAA
- a CDS encoding response regulator transcription factor — MNEKVLIVEDEEKIARFMEMELAYEGYEVAKAFDGRTGLELARSGGFDIIILDIMLPGLNGMEVLRRIRRSSSVPVIMLTARDTIVDKVTGLDGGADDYMTKPFEIEELLARIRNALRKKNASGSARTLTASGLVLDIDRHEAAVGGVPVELTKKEFDLLRYLLENKDMVLTREILLEKVWGFDYAGDTNAVDVYIRYLRSKIDEVFGIKLIHTVRGVGYVIRNEGK, encoded by the coding sequence ATGAATGAAAAAGTCCTGATTGTGGAGGATGAAGAGAAGATTGCGCGTTTTATGGAAATGGAACTGGCCTATGAGGGATATGAGGTGGCAAAGGCCTTTGATGGACGAACCGGACTGGAGCTTGCCCGGAGCGGCGGTTTCGATATCATCATACTGGACATCATGCTTCCCGGCTTGAACGGGATGGAGGTACTCCGGCGTATCCGCAGGAGCTCCTCTGTTCCGGTGATCATGCTGACAGCCCGGGATACCATTGTGGATAAGGTGACCGGACTGGACGGAGGGGCGGACGATTATATGACAAAGCCCTTTGAAATTGAGGAGCTTCTCGCCCGGATCCGCAATGCCCTGCGAAAGAAGAATGCTTCCGGATCTGCAAGAACTCTGACGGCCAGCGGTCTTGTTCTGGATATTGACCGGCATGAAGCGGCCGTCGGAGGTGTCCCGGTAGAGCTTACCAAAAAGGAATTCGATCTTCTCCGGTACCTGCTGGAAAACAAGGACATGGTATTGACCAGAGAAATCCTGCTGGAGAAGGTTTGGGGGTTTGATTACGCGGGAGACACCAATGCGGTGGATGTTTATATCAGATATCTGCGCAGTAAGATCGACGAGGTTTTTGGTATAAAACTGATTCATACCGTCCGCGGAGTGGGGTATGTGATAAGAAATGAAGGAAAATAA
- a CDS encoding ATP-binding protein yields MKENKKGNKREDFSIVFKLNTWHLSQVFFGFLLIDILLIILFSGALVCYAERDIGQRVENSAVGDLLTEQEPDGFHLPGFLNRWLPDHMEGVIRQFVVPSGESSFWKRLDDVTYRAWVPFSGGRMYYAADYAIGRHLTLFLKLFLVLTVFELLFLLGGIGKGARAVRRSLQPLSDLARTAKSINQTRMVRPDIQLRDLTGTIDTINVTRLDRRVSIRSEQRELKDLAGAINGMLDRIDASYRSQVRFVSDASHELRTPISVIQGYANLLDRWGKKDEKALQESIDAIKGEAESMKDLVEQLLFLARGDNDSMKLNREPVNLSRIAEEVVRETAMIDPNHEYVTKTEKEVYTIGDAQLIKQAFRIFVDNSTKYTPPGGTITVSAARKEDSAKVTVQDNGIGIPSKDLSHIFDRFFRSDDSRARKTGGTGLGLSISKWIIDRHHAVVEVLSRKDLGTRITISFPAGRTAE; encoded by the coding sequence ATGAAGGAAAATAAAAAGGGAAACAAAAGAGAAGATTTTTCCATTGTCTTTAAGCTGAACACCTGGCATCTGTCTCAGGTGTTTTTTGGATTTCTCCTGATCGATATCCTTCTGATTATCCTTTTCTCCGGCGCCCTGGTCTGTTACGCGGAACGGGATATAGGACAGAGGGTGGAAAATTCAGCAGTTGGGGACCTTCTGACGGAGCAGGAGCCGGACGGCTTTCATCTGCCCGGGTTCCTGAACCGATGGCTTCCGGACCATATGGAGGGTGTGATCCGGCAATTCGTCGTCCCATCCGGGGAATCTTCCTTTTGGAAACGGCTGGATGATGTAACATACCGGGCATGGGTGCCCTTCTCCGGCGGCAGAATGTATTATGCGGCGGACTATGCTATCGGCAGACATCTGACCCTGTTTCTCAAACTTTTTCTGGTTTTGACTGTTTTTGAACTGTTGTTTCTTCTCGGCGGCATCGGCAAAGGAGCAAGAGCCGTGAGACGCTCCCTTCAGCCTCTTTCCGATCTGGCCCGGACGGCAAAGAGCATCAATCAGACCCGGATGGTCCGGCCCGACATACAGCTGCGGGATCTGACCGGCACCATCGATACCATCAATGTGACGCGGCTGGACCGGAGGGTTTCCATCCGCTCGGAACAACGGGAACTGAAGGATCTGGCGGGCGCCATCAACGGGATGTTGGATCGAATCGACGCGTCCTACCGCTCCCAGGTCCGCTTTGTATCTGACGCATCTCATGAACTGCGGACTCCGATTTCCGTAATACAGGGATATGCCAATCTCCTGGACCGGTGGGGAAAGAAGGATGAAAAAGCGCTGCAGGAATCCATTGATGCCATCAAGGGCGAAGCGGAAAGCATGAAGGACCTGGTGGAACAGCTGCTTTTCCTGGCAAGGGGTGACAACGACTCCATGAAGCTGAACCGGGAACCCGTTAATCTCAGCCGGATCGCGGAGGAGGTGGTGCGGGAGACCGCTATGATCGACCCGAACCATGAATATGTTACGAAAACAGAAAAAGAAGTGTACACCATAGGGGATGCGCAGCTCATCAAACAGGCCTTCCGTATCTTTGTGGACAACAGTACCAAATACACCCCACCCGGCGGGACCATCACGGTATCTGCCGCCCGGAAGGAGGATTCGGCAAAGGTAACTGTGCAGGACAACGGGATCGGCATTCCTTCGAAGGATTTGTCTCATATCTTTGACCGGTTTTTCCGCTCCGATGACTCCCGTGCGCGGAAAACAGGCGGAACCGGCCTGGGTCTCTCCATTTCCAAATGGATTATTGACCGGCATCATGCCGTCGTCGAGGTCCTGAGCCGCAAGGATCTGGGCACCCGGATAACCATTTCTTTCCCGGCGGGCCGGACGGCGGAGTGA
- a CDS encoding FMN-binding glutamate synthase family protein — protein sequence MGKGKYGFDKAKKDGVPVLGKLAALGAIGALGAMGIKSLSRFAVNQASDSFLKKITSEEYDQNLYEVVSSTLRIRPQVILETELRAETGKLLERPMGSTGMFPGLEDIKFNVAQIDTLPSEIDTEVDCSVTIGRYAKRPLTTNHFMMLAPMAYGIALSRPVKMALAKGCTAAGVIYHTGAGAISADILNQAGPFIFQYGRGNWPTPQDALLKSQAVEIQFGQGAFAGVGFTMESESVGEKLREEMKLRKGSDLITHSRQAEVQNPGQLKKLVDKLRTMTDGVPIGVKIAAGRDLERDLAWICDSEVDFIVLDGAEAATIGSPPILQDDFGIPTAFAVHRAAKWMEQHGVRERISLIASGRIRTPGDALKVKALGADACQIGSIALVAVSHGQIHKALPFEPPTSLVWYDGDAADQFDVEVGARSFQNFMNSCRLEMENGIRALGKTSISQIDQMDLVTANEMYAKGLDIPMVYVPSDPLGPKPPRVRKLKL from the coding sequence ATGGGGAAAGGAAAATACGGTTTCGATAAGGCAAAGAAAGATGGCGTCCCTGTCCTGGGAAAACTGGCCGCCCTGGGAGCGATCGGAGCACTGGGCGCAATGGGGATCAAATCATTGAGCCGGTTTGCAGTAAACCAGGCAAGCGACAGCTTTTTGAAAAAAATCACCAGCGAGGAATATGATCAGAATCTTTATGAAGTCGTTTCTTCCACCCTGCGGATCCGCCCGCAGGTGATACTGGAAACAGAGCTCCGGGCTGAAACCGGAAAACTGCTGGAGCGGCCCATGGGATCCACCGGCATGTTCCCCGGACTGGAAGATATCAAGTTCAATGTTGCTCAGATCGATACCCTGCCTTCCGAGATCGATACGGAAGTGGATTGTTCGGTTACCATCGGCAGGTATGCCAAAAGGCCGCTGACCACGAACCATTTCATGATGCTGGCCCCCATGGCATATGGCATCGCACTGAGCAGGCCGGTGAAAATGGCTCTGGCAAAGGGATGCACAGCAGCAGGGGTTATCTATCATACCGGAGCAGGCGCCATTTCGGCGGATATCCTGAACCAGGCAGGCCCCTTTATTTTTCAATATGGCCGGGGAAACTGGCCCACTCCACAGGATGCCTTGCTGAAAAGCCAGGCTGTTGAAATTCAGTTCGGTCAGGGGGCTTTTGCCGGAGTCGGGTTCACGATGGAATCAGAGTCCGTAGGGGAAAAGCTCAGAGAAGAAATGAAATTAAGAAAAGGAAGCGATCTGATAACCCACTCCAGACAGGCAGAAGTGCAGAATCCCGGACAATTAAAAAAACTGGTGGATAAACTCCGCACTATGACCGACGGCGTGCCCATTGGAGTAAAAATAGCAGCAGGCAGGGATCTGGAAAGAGATCTGGCCTGGATCTGTGACAGTGAAGTGGACTTTATCGTTCTCGACGGAGCGGAAGCTGCGACAATCGGTTCGCCGCCCATCCTTCAGGATGATTTCGGCATTCCCACCGCTTTCGCCGTTCATCGTGCCGCAAAATGGATGGAGCAGCACGGAGTCCGGGAAAGAATCTCCCTCATTGCTTCCGGCCGGATCCGGACACCCGGAGATGCGCTGAAGGTGAAAGCGTTGGGCGCCGATGCCTGCCAGATCGGATCCATCGCACTGGTGGCAGTATCCCATGGCCAGATCCACAAAGCCCTGCCCTTTGAACCGCCCACTTCCCTTGTCTGGTATGACGGAGATGCTGCCGATCAGTTTGATGTGGAAGTCGGTGCCCGCTCCTTTCAGAACTTCATGAACTCCTGCAGACTGGAGATGGAGAATGGAATCCGTGCTTTGGGAAAAACATCCATCTCCCAGATTGATCAGATGGATCTGGTAACCGCCAACGAAATGTATGCGAAGGGACTGGATATCCCCATGGTTTATGTTCCGTCGGACCCTTTGGGCCCGAAGCCGCCAAGGGTGCGGAAATTGAAACTTTGA
- a CDS encoding zinc metallopeptidase translates to MFPFYFDPTYALLIPAILLAVYAQTKVRSTFNKYSQVPARSGMTGAEVSLALLHSRNIYDVNVVPIRGQLTDHYDPRRKTLNLSEGVYNSTSLAALGVAAHEVGHAFQHDTDYVPLKVRSSIVPLANIGSNLAFPLLLLGIVLGNQKVAFIGVAAFSLAVLFQLVTLPVEYNASNRAVEALEVGGYLERDEVHSTRKVLNAAALTYVASTMMAVLQLLRLLILSGAGNRRRD, encoded by the coding sequence ATGTTTCCATTTTACTTTGATCCGACTTATGCTTTGCTGATCCCTGCCATACTTCTGGCAGTTTATGCGCAGACGAAGGTCCGGTCGACCTTCAATAAATACTCACAGGTACCGGCACGCAGTGGAATGACCGGAGCGGAAGTTTCCCTGGCACTGCTGCACAGCAGAAATATTTATGATGTAAACGTTGTGCCGATCCGCGGTCAGCTGACCGACCATTATGATCCCCGCAGAAAGACCCTGAATCTGTCCGAAGGGGTATACAACTCCACTTCCCTGGCAGCACTGGGTGTGGCGGCTCATGAAGTGGGCCACGCATTCCAGCATGACACCGACTATGTCCCTCTGAAGGTCCGGAGCTCCATTGTTCCCCTCGCCAATATCGGTTCCAATCTAGCGTTTCCCCTGCTTCTGCTGGGCATCGTTCTCGGCAATCAGAAAGTGGCTTTTATCGGAGTGGCTGCGTTCAGCCTGGCTGTTTTATTTCAGCTGGTCACCCTTCCGGTGGAGTACAATGCCAGTAACCGGGCAGTGGAAGCGCTTGAAGTCGGCGGCTACCTGGAAAGGGATGAAGTCCATTCCACCCGCAAGGTATTGAATGCTGCTGCCCTGACCTATGTGGCCTCCACCATGATGGCAGTCCTGCAGCTGCTGAGGCTGCTGATTCTGTCCGGCGCAGGCAACCGGCGCAGAGACTGA
- the tyrS gene encoding tyrosine--tRNA ligase: MSNGSNNHTNVYDILKERGYLAQATHEEEIRDLLGREPVTFYIGFDPTADSLHVGHFVQIMIMMHMQRAGHRPIVLVGGGTGMVGDPTGKTDMRKMMTRETVEANCRSFQKQLSRFLDFSDGKAILVNNADWLLNLNYVDFLREVGIHFSVNRMLTAECFRTRMEKGLSFLEFNYMLMQSYDFLELNRKYNCKLQLGGDDQWSNILGGVDLIRKGKGTPAYGLTFRLLTTANGKKMGKTEAGALWLDPDKTSPYDFYQYWRNIDDADVRNSLAMLTFLPMEEVNRLGNQKDEGINEAKKVLAYEVTKIVHGKEEADKAQAAAEALFGKGTADAQVPGTVLSVAEFQENSKILDMLSFLKLIPSKGEGRRLIQQGGVYVNDERIGDINHTLTGKDLQDGSLMIRKGKKVYHKVTVK; encoded by the coding sequence ATGAGTAATGGAAGCAACAATCATACCAACGTCTATGACATATTGAAGGAGCGGGGCTATCTGGCGCAGGCGACTCATGAAGAGGAAATCCGGGACCTGTTGGGCAGAGAACCCGTCACCTTTTATATTGGCTTTGATCCTACGGCAGACAGTCTGCATGTGGGACATTTTGTCCAGATCATGATTATGATGCACATGCAGAGGGCAGGCCACCGGCCCATTGTACTGGTTGGAGGCGGGACAGGCATGGTCGGCGATCCGACCGGAAAGACCGACATGCGCAAGATGATGACCCGGGAAACAGTGGAGGCAAATTGCCGATCTTTCCAGAAACAGCTTTCCAGGTTTTTGGACTTTTCAGACGGAAAGGCCATTTTGGTCAATAATGCAGATTGGCTGCTGAATTTGAATTATGTAGATTTTTTGCGGGAAGTCGGCATTCATTTTTCCGTGAATCGCATGCTGACTGCAGAGTGTTTCCGTACCCGTATGGAAAAGGGTCTTTCTTTTCTGGAATTCAACTATATGCTGATGCAAAGCTATGATTTTCTGGAATTGAATCGGAAATATAACTGCAAGCTGCAGCTGGGCGGAGATGACCAGTGGTCCAACATTCTGGGCGGTGTGGATCTGATCCGCAAGGGGAAGGGAACCCCCGCATACGGTTTGACATTCCGCCTTTTGACCACTGCCAACGGAAAGAAAATGGGCAAGACGGAGGCCGGCGCCCTGTGGCTGGATCCGGATAAGACGTCTCCCTATGACTTCTATCAATACTGGAGAAACATAGATGATGCGGATGTAAGGAATTCTCTTGCCATGCTGACATTCCTGCCCATGGAAGAAGTAAACCGGCTGGGAAATCAGAAGGACGAAGGAATCAATGAAGCAAAAAAAGTCCTTGCCTATGAAGTAACAAAGATTGTTCATGGAAAGGAAGAAGCGGACAAAGCCCAGGCGGCTGCGGAGGCACTGTTCGGAAAGGGAACTGCCGATGCGCAGGTACCCGGCACGGTTCTTTCCGTTGCGGAATTCCAGGAAAACAGTAAAATACTGGACATGCTTTCCTTCCTGAAGCTGATTCCCTCCAAAGGAGAAGGACGCAGGCTGATTCAGCAGGGCGGTGTCTATGTCAATGATGAGAGAATCGGGGACATCAATCATACCCTGACAGGGAAGGATCTGCAGGATGGGAGTTTAATGATTCGTAAAGGCAAAAAGGTTTACCATAAAGTGACGGTAAAATAA
- a CDS encoding class II SORL domain-containing protein yields MSIGKYLQTGDWKGEKHVPVIHVPDKIKADEGFELKASIGDAIKHPNTLEHHICWIKVFYVEKDGKFPVELTTFNFQAHGEAGAFTEPVGVTRIKLHTSGKIYAVSYCNIHGLWESSKDITVE; encoded by the coding sequence ATGTCGATAGGAAAATACCTGCAGACCGGAGACTGGAAGGGAGAAAAACACGTACCCGTCATTCACGTTCCCGATAAAATAAAAGCGGACGAAGGATTTGAACTGAAGGCCTCCATCGGGGATGCCATCAAGCATCCCAACACCTTGGAACATCATATCTGCTGGATCAAGGTATTTTATGTGGAAAAGGATGGGAAATTCCCGGTGGAACTGACAACCTTCAACTTTCAGGCACATGGAGAGGCAGGCGCCTTTACGGAACCCGTCGGCGTTACCCGGATAAAACTGCATACTTCCGGTAAAATCTACGCTGTCAGTTACTGCAATATCCACGGCCTGTGGGAAAGCAGCAAGGATATCACCGTGGAATAA
- a CDS encoding acyltransferase, which translates to MDKPMFNTKMVRTLRMNPKLILNVIYSFFLNLFHSIRSFYRFRVFADFGSTITRGSGARLIIDRRLYLGGKYIGDMVHSKSSVRMYRDSVFHVMGRVKLGPGVGIVTGPGAMLSIGDNTYITASSVVYCANRITIGRDCAIAWNTTILDTDFHHIHYPDDTENELVKPVQIGDHVWIGCNCTVLKGVTIGDNAVIGANTLVNKNVPPNCLAVGNPMRIIREDVEWKA; encoded by the coding sequence GTGGATAAGCCAATGTTTAATACAAAAATGGTCCGCACGCTCCGGATGAATCCGAAGCTGATTTTAAATGTGATATATAGTTTTTTCCTGAACCTGTTTCACTCCATACGGAGTTTTTACCGGTTCCGGGTTTTTGCGGATTTTGGGAGTACCATTACCAGGGGCTCCGGTGCCAGGCTGATCATTGACCGAAGGCTGTACCTGGGCGGCAAATATATTGGGGATATGGTGCATTCCAAATCCTCTGTCCGGATGTACCGGGACTCTGTTTTTCATGTGATGGGCAGGGTGAAGCTTGGGCCGGGCGTGGGGATTGTAACAGGCCCGGGTGCGATGCTGTCCATCGGGGACAATACCTATATTACGGCTTCTTCCGTCGTGTACTGTGCCAATCGGATTACTATCGGAAGAGATTGTGCCATTGCCTGGAACACCACCATCCTGGATACGGATTTTCATCATATCCATTATCCGGATGATACAGAGAATGAGCTCGTGAAACCGGTTCAAATTGGGGATCATGTGTGGATCGGATGCAACTGTACTGTTTTGAAAGGTGTGACGATCGGGGACAATGCCGTAATCGGAGCGAACACACTGGTTAATAAGAACGTACCGCCAAACTGTCTTGCTGTTGGCAATCCCATGCGGATTATCCGGGAAGATGTGGAATGGAAGGCCTGA
- a CDS encoding substrate-binding domain-containing protein — MKATPKYQKIKESILEKIQGGKLQTDEQLPSVEYYMEKFDVSAITVRRALSELAEEGYIRRIKRKGTFVNDPGSFEASSHLIAVILSTEDYYDTSYMEIIKGAQSFISEYDYSLLIEWTDLDNEQERASVQRMLDKKVDGFIIYPFDPVKSENIFCLIEKENIPYVLVDRYNLHHPCYFSGSDNYSGAILATSKLIEFKHTKIKFAAYHFFLPSEQERYDGFCSAMRAHNLDVSADNLLIDIDYDDLKQKIISHEVTALFCVNDRLALKIMSRLTELGVRIPEDVSIIGFDDWDNARNKTSGLSTVRQYFNEIGSNAAYLLISAIQGQLQGRNVKMLAGVTLVERDSVIENPYA, encoded by the coding sequence ATGAAAGCGACACCAAAATACCAAAAAATCAAGGAATCCATCCTTGAAAAGATTCAAGGTGGAAAATTGCAGACGGACGAACAGCTCCCATCCGTGGAATATTATATGGAGAAGTTTGATGTCAGCGCAATCACCGTTCGGAGAGCTCTCTCTGAACTCGCTGAGGAGGGATATATCCGGAGAATCAAGCGCAAGGGAACTTTTGTGAACGATCCCGGCAGTTTTGAAGCGTCCAGTCATTTGATCGCCGTCATTCTCTCCACGGAGGATTATTACGATACCAGCTACATGGAGATCATCAAAGGGGCACAGAGCTTTATTTCCGAATACGATTATTCCCTTCTGATAGAATGGACGGATCTGGACAATGAACAGGAGCGTGCCTCTGTCCAGCGAATGCTGGATAAAAAAGTAGATGGTTTCATTATCTATCCCTTTGACCCTGTGAAAAGCGAAAATATCTTCTGCCTGATTGAAAAGGAGAACATTCCTTATGTCCTGGTGGACCGGTACAATCTCCATCACCCCTGCTACTTTTCCGGCAGTGACAACTACAGCGGCGCAATTCTTGCCACCAGCAAGCTCATCGAATTCAAACACACAAAGATTAAATTTGCCGCCTACCATTTTTTCCTCCCTTCGGAACAGGAACGCTATGACGGCTTTTGTTCCGCAATGCGTGCGCACAATCTGGATGTCAGTGCAGACAATCTTTTGATTGATATCGATTATGATGACCTGAAGCAAAAAATCATAAGCCACGAAGTCACTGCCCTTTTCTGCGTCAATGACCGGCTCGCTCTAAAAATAATGTCCAGGCTGACCGAACTGGGAGTCCGGATCCCGGAAGACGTCTCGATCATCGGGTTTGACGATTGGGACAATGCCCGGAACAAAACGTCCGGCCTGAGCACAGTCCGGCAGTACTTCAATGAAATCGGATCCAATGCCGCCTACCTGCTGATCAGTGCCATACAGGGACAATTGCAGGGCAGGAATGTAAAGATGCTGGCCGGCGTCACACTGGTGGAGCGGGACAGTGTTATTGAAAATCCCTATGCGTGA
- a CDS encoding extracellular solute-binding protein, whose product MSKKTGKRIMAFALAAVIGTVFLSACGGGGKDSSSRKTGQESSASADGKRDPLVLNITMEGNPGSKDGRVNEEFEKQMSKKLNRELKIKYELIPGSEYSDKASILFSTGDFGDLIGIPFLFDYSKASEEGFLLDIAPYKDIFPNYWKYMEQTNAGIASVTDDEGHIYDVKSIGLPRFPEDKGMLPSNLSTYRYDIFEKSNIKIPETLDELYDAAKKLKEIYPDVYPVHTRWNDLRSLFFANHTSNGVYWNGKEYVMGLYEEGYRDAVAFARKLYAEGLLDPEYISDDDEMLKSKELSDKTFIVMADWFTTPGEFTRLSSSGQVFCATLFPNNPKYGEEAWQEVQPVNTVSINQFSGMAVNADTKDPEGVIEFLNHCFDDDIIRLLTWGIEGDSYNLDKDGNPQFVDDILNAPDPWSEADKYGMRASKNMSPGVILADDTKAYVALAADDWLYYDGKVHQEPIEQSEYYLNLPYPDYPENPYVPPAFEEPVCTFDTNTTQENSQITTAYNTLRDEWETAMVSGTRSMDEWDKYMKEIKNVADIDKLLDNYNKAAKEYFKRSEK is encoded by the coding sequence ATGAGTAAAAAAACAGGCAAAAGAATCATGGCATTTGCACTTGCAGCCGTAATCGGGACTGTTTTCCTCAGTGCCTGCGGAGGGGGCGGCAAGGATTCCAGCAGCAGGAAAACCGGGCAGGAAAGTTCGGCTTCCGCTGACGGGAAAAGGGATCCTTTGGTTCTGAATATCACGATGGAAGGAAATCCGGGAAGCAAGGATGGCCGCGTGAATGAAGAATTTGAGAAACAGATGAGCAAAAAGCTGAACCGGGAGTTAAAGATCAAATATGAATTGATCCCGGGCAGTGAATACAGTGACAAGGCTTCCATCCTGTTCTCCACGGGAGACTTCGGGGATCTGATTGGAATACCTTTCCTGTTTGACTACAGCAAGGCATCCGAAGAAGGCTTCCTGCTGGATATTGCCCCCTATAAGGATATCTTCCCAAATTACTGGAAATATATGGAACAGACCAATGCAGGCATTGCTTCCGTTACAGATGACGAAGGTCACATCTACGACGTAAAAAGTATAGGTCTGCCGCGTTTCCCGGAGGACAAGGGGATGCTGCCTTCCAACCTTTCAACTTATCGGTATGATATCTTTGAGAAAAGCAATATTAAGATTCCGGAAACCCTGGATGAATTATATGATGCTGCGAAAAAGCTGAAGGAAATTTATCCGGATGTTTATCCGGTTCATACTCGCTGGAATGATCTGCGAAGTTTGTTTTTTGCCAATCATACCAGCAACGGCGTCTATTGGAACGGCAAGGAATATGTGATGGGACTCTATGAAGAAGGATACAGGGATGCCGTTGCGTTTGCACGGAAGCTGTATGCGGAAGGGCTGCTGGATCCGGAGTATATCAGTGATGACGATGAAATGCTGAAGAGCAAGGAGTTGTCGGATAAAACATTTATTGTGATGGCAGATTGGTTCACAACTCCGGGTGAATTCACCAGGCTGAGTTCCAGCGGGCAGGTATTTTGTGCCACGTTGTTCCCGAACAATCCAAAATATGGGGAGGAAGCATGGCAGGAAGTACAGCCCGTCAACACGGTTTCGATCAATCAATTCAGCGGAATGGCAGTCAACGCCGATACGAAGGATCCGGAAGGCGTGATTGAATTTTTGAATCATTGCTTTGATGATGATATCATCCGGCTGCTGACCTGGGGGATTGAAGGAGACAGCTACAATCTTGACAAGGATGGCAATCCGCAGTTTGTCGACGATATCCTGAACGCACCGGATCCCTGGTCCGAAGCAGACAAATATGGGATGCGCGCCAGTAAAAACATGAGTCCCGGGGTCATCCTGGCGGATGATACGAAGGCTTATGTGGCGCTGGCGGCAGACGACTGGCTGTATTATGACGGGAAAGTGCATCAGGAACCGATCGAGCAATCGGAATATTACCTGAATCTGCCTTATCCGGACTATCCGGAGAATCCCTATGTTCCGCCTGCGTTTGAGGAACCGGTTTGTACCTTTGACACGAATACCACTCAGGAAAACAGTCAGATCACAACGGCTTACAATACCCTGCGGGATGAGTGGGAAACCGCAATGGTTTCCGGAACCCGGAGCATGGATGAATGGGATAAATACATGAAGGAAATCAAGAACGTTGCGGATATTGACAAACTGCTTGATAATTACAACAAGGCAGCGAAAGAGTATTTCAAGAGAAGTGAAAAATAG